A single window of Thiomicrorhabdus immobilis DNA harbors:
- a CDS encoding type IV pilus twitching motility protein PilT: protein MDITQLLEFSVQQGASDLHLSTGQPPIIRINGDIQRVEAPNMEAEQLQNMIYDVMNDEQRRGFESELEADFSFELPKIARYRANVFMHNRGIGAVFRTIPSDIITLEELGAPEIFKDISSFPRGLVLVTGPTGSGKSTTLAAMIDYINKKDPAHILTVEDPIEFVHQPIRALINQREVHRDTKGFNNALRSALREDPDVILVGEMRDLETIRLALTAAETGHLVFGTLHTSSAAKTIDRIIDVFPAEEKEMVRSMLSESLRAVISQALLKKTTGGRIAAHEIMLVNSAIRNLIREAKVPQMYSVIQTSKKLGMQTMDQNLQDLVAKNLITREDARSKAANKAAFA, encoded by the coding sequence ATGGATATTACCCAGCTTCTTGAATTTAGTGTTCAACAAGGTGCCTCAGATTTACATCTATCTACAGGCCAACCACCGATTATCCGTATAAACGGCGATATTCAGCGTGTTGAAGCGCCTAATATGGAGGCTGAGCAACTCCAAAACATGATTTACGATGTGATGAATGATGAACAGCGCCGAGGGTTTGAATCGGAACTTGAAGCCGACTTTTCCTTTGAACTGCCGAAAATCGCTCGTTACCGTGCCAATGTATTCATGCACAATCGCGGAATTGGAGCGGTATTTCGTACTATTCCTAGCGATATCATTACCCTTGAAGAACTCGGTGCGCCAGAGATATTCAAAGACATTTCCAGTTTTCCAAGAGGCTTGGTATTGGTTACCGGGCCTACCGGTTCGGGTAAATCAACCACCTTGGCCGCAATGATTGATTACATCAATAAAAAAGACCCCGCACACATCTTGACGGTTGAAGATCCGATTGAATTTGTACACCAGCCGATTCGAGCACTGATAAACCAACGTGAAGTGCATAGAGATACCAAAGGTTTCAACAATGCCTTACGTTCCGCATTACGTGAAGACCCTGACGTTATTTTAGTGGGTGAGATGCGTGATTTAGAAACCATCCGTCTCGCTCTGACCGCTGCAGAAACCGGGCACTTGGTTTTTGGTACTTTGCATACCAGTTCTGCTGCAAAAACCATTGACCGTATAATCGATGTTTTTCCTGCGGAAGAAAAAGAGATGGTGCGTTCGATGCTGTCTGAATCTTTAAGAGCGGTTATTTCGCAAGCCCTGCTCAAGAAAACCACGGGGGGCCGAATAGCCGCACATGAAATCATGCTGGTCAATTCAGCCATCCGTAACTTAATACGTGAAGCCAAGGTGCCACAAATGTATTCGGTTATTCAAACCTCAAAAAAATTGGGCATGCAAACCATGGACCAAAACTTGCAAGACCTAGTCGCTAAAAACCTGATAACTCGAGAAGATGCGCGTTCAAAAGCCGCAAATAAAGCAGCATTTGCTTAA
- a CDS encoding Wzz/FepE/Etk N-terminal domain-containing protein codes for MKDHQLENNQYIDDEIDLFELWDGLVQEKTTILVTVFLSLLSSLVYVFGVDDIYEASVKMQVQQVQQVQLGDEAKPYLSIEPANKTAEILNGIAPANLSEIKKVDGVLLVTSRGTNKSKIIDQVKNTVALVEQRHQKIYEALVNSGGVKSILPTEMVGSISVTDKPVSPKPKLILAVAGVLGLMLGVFIALIRRAVKNRKQ; via the coding sequence TTGAAAGATCACCAGCTAGAAAATAATCAATACATTGATGATGAAATAGATTTATTTGAATTATGGGATGGACTCGTTCAAGAAAAAACTACTATTTTGGTTACGGTTTTTCTTTCCCTGTTGTCTTCATTGGTTTATGTTTTTGGGGTCGATGACATATATGAAGCATCGGTAAAGATGCAGGTACAACAGGTACAACAGGTACAACTAGGTGATGAAGCTAAGCCATATTTGTCTATTGAGCCTGCGAATAAAACGGCAGAAATTTTAAATGGAATTGCGCCTGCTAATTTAAGTGAGATTAAAAAAGTTGATGGGGTTTTATTGGTGACGAGTCGAGGAACTAATAAATCTAAAATAATTGACCAGGTCAAAAATACTGTAGCCTTAGTCGAACAAAGACATCAAAAAATATATGAAGCTTTAGTAAATAGTGGAGGGGTAAAAAGCATTTTACCTACAGAAATGGTAGGTTCTATTTCGGTAACGGATAAGCCAGTGAGTCCCAAACCTAAATTAATATTGGCTGTTGCTGGTGTTTTGGGCTTAATGTTGGGTGTATTTATTGCGTTGATTCGTCGAGCGGTTAAAAATCGTAAACAGTAG
- a CDS encoding DNA polymerase III subunit chi, with amino-acid sequence MSEPIQNPDVLFYVLNSTEPAEREAFLSKLLNTIWKQQRQCDVRFANQQDAKRYDLTLWGAKPQSFIHHGLEWNVSAPIQLYGEKITKTCNDVLINLHPEFPEIHSQYQRTIEVLDQSDYLIKMGRERWKAYKQAGIEPTVHKIGF; translated from the coding sequence ATGTCTGAGCCAATTCAAAATCCAGATGTGTTGTTTTATGTTTTGAACAGCACCGAACCAGCTGAAAGAGAGGCATTTTTAAGTAAGCTGTTAAACACCATCTGGAAACAACAACGTCAGTGTGATGTGCGTTTTGCCAACCAACAAGATGCAAAACGTTATGACTTAACGCTTTGGGGCGCAAAACCCCAAAGCTTTATTCATCATGGTTTAGAATGGAATGTTTCTGCGCCCATTCAACTTTACGGGGAGAAAATTACCAAAACTTGCAACGATGTACTGATTAACTTACACCCGGAATTTCCAGAAATTCACAGCCAATATCAACGTACCATCGAAGTATTAGATCAATCCGATTACCTGATAAAAATGGGACGTGAACGCTGGAAAGCCTATAAACAGGCAGGCATAGAACCAACCGTTCATAAAATCGGATTCTAG
- a CDS encoding leucyl aminopeptidase, whose product MKSIHFSFDTQLSNIDTLILPVTSAGKLPQGIENIQHLPEIENFVEELFHAGDFSGKVGKTLLLIKPKDFSIKRLLLVGIGELEKLTAKSYLASLKATADALDHCGSVNTVNALVFVAPNNIAENPQAWSAMQIAQVFQRSFYDYSHESRGEHPVKEPKLESMVFPCGDQTIAAKQGQATALGMALTQDLANMPSNFCTPTYLAETAIQLGEDYGYDVNILDREEMIEMGMGSFMAVAQGSITPPKMICLSYQGGKAGDAPIALVGKGVTFDTGGISLKPGEAMDEMKYDMGGAATVLGVFKALGELKPNINVVGVIPATENMPSGNAIKPGDVVTSLSGQTIEILNTDAEGRLILCDALTYTQQTYKPAKVIDMATLTGACIIALGHHVSAIMGNNQELVNELLAAGQATYDRFWQMPLGEEWDEQLKSNFADMANIGGRAGGSITAAQFLARYTKDVDWAHLDIAGTAWVSGANKGATGRPVPALVEYLLKQAN is encoded by the coding sequence ATGAAATCTATCCATTTTTCTTTTGATACTCAGCTAAGCAATATCGACACGCTTATTTTACCGGTGACGTCAGCTGGTAAATTACCGCAAGGCATCGAAAACATTCAACACTTGCCGGAAATAGAAAATTTTGTAGAAGAACTTTTTCATGCAGGAGACTTCTCAGGAAAAGTCGGCAAGACCTTACTACTGATTAAACCTAAAGATTTCTCAATCAAACGTCTATTATTGGTAGGCATTGGTGAATTGGAAAAGCTTACCGCTAAAAGCTATTTGGCCTCACTTAAAGCCACTGCCGATGCCTTAGACCATTGCGGTTCGGTTAATACGGTAAATGCATTGGTGTTTGTTGCACCGAACAATATTGCTGAAAACCCCCAGGCCTGGTCAGCCATGCAGATTGCGCAGGTATTCCAAAGAAGTTTTTATGACTATAGCCATGAAAGCCGTGGCGAGCACCCGGTCAAAGAACCCAAACTGGAGAGCATGGTTTTCCCTTGCGGCGACCAAACCATCGCGGCAAAACAAGGCCAGGCAACCGCATTGGGAATGGCGTTGACCCAAGACTTGGCGAATATGCCGAGTAATTTCTGTACCCCTACTTACCTAGCAGAAACCGCGATTCAATTAGGTGAGGATTACGGTTATGACGTCAACATTCTCGACCGCGAAGAGATGATTGAAATGGGCATGGGCTCGTTTATGGCGGTGGCTCAAGGCAGCATCACCCCGCCAAAAATGATCTGCTTGTCTTACCAAGGCGGTAAAGCAGGCGATGCTCCGATTGCGTTGGTCGGTAAAGGGGTAACATTCGATACCGGTGGGATTTCACTCAAACCGGGCGAAGCCATGGATGAGATGAAATACGATATGGGTGGTGCGGCGACCGTATTGGGTGTGTTCAAGGCTTTAGGTGAATTAAAACCCAATATCAATGTAGTGGGAGTGATTCCTGCAACCGAAAACATGCCTTCTGGCAATGCGATTAAACCTGGCGATGTAGTCACCTCCTTATCAGGCCAAACCATTGAGATTTTAAACACCGATGCCGAAGGCCGTTTGATTCTATGTGATGCCCTAACCTACACTCAACAAACGTATAAACCGGCCAAAGTGATTGATATGGCGACCCTGACAGGTGCTTGTATCATTGCATTAGGCCATCATGTTTCAGCGATAATGGGTAACAACCAAGAGTTGGTCAATGAACTATTGGCGGCTGGACAAGCCACCTATGACCGTTTTTGGCAAATGCCATTGGGTGAAGAGTGGGATGAGCAATTGAAATCCAACTTTGCCGACATGGCGAATATTGGAGGTCGCGCAGGTGGTTCGATTACCGCCGCACAGTTTTTGGCCCGTTATACCAAAGACGTTGATTGGGCGCATTTGGATATCGCCGGCACAGCTTGGGTCAGCGGCGCCAACAAAGGCGCAACTGGGCGTCCGGTACCTGCTTTAGTTGAATACCTGTTAAAACAAGCTAACTAA
- the lptF gene encoding LPS export ABC transporter permease LptF translates to MNPFLRILDKYILKELTLTFLAVLVVLLLITFGSEATKLLADAMQGKIPASVVLQVLLLKIPPALEIILPLVALIGVMLAVGRLYQDQEMVVLNSCAIGPAYFKRVVFLFLIPVALITAWISLQVTPWSYQQERLLISQAQTISPIAGLVPGKFNSLPNNQGVLYTKSIAESGQMESIWLKFADKENDVILVAPVGRFEWIENRVVLVLENGFSYRGLHAAKDVTVQKFARFEGYLPELAQAKLRAKVFEKPTMELFKSTDLNELALLQWRLVTPFGIIVLGLLGLKMSRTGPREGRFAKLFIALVLYIVYNQLLVVGRDGISNGGWPVWLGLWPVTVIFLWFAVTDMKKLPINKAKDWKSRLPFIGEAK, encoded by the coding sequence GTGAACCCGTTTTTGCGAATTCTCGACAAATATATTTTGAAAGAGCTCACCTTGACCTTTTTAGCGGTTTTGGTAGTTTTGCTACTCATCACTTTTGGCAGTGAGGCAACCAAGCTTTTGGCCGATGCCATGCAGGGCAAGATACCTGCATCGGTTGTGTTGCAGGTGTTGTTGCTTAAAATCCCTCCCGCATTAGAGATTATCTTGCCTTTGGTTGCGCTAATTGGCGTGATGTTGGCGGTTGGGCGTCTTTACCAAGACCAAGAGATGGTGGTGCTGAATAGTTGTGCGATTGGCCCTGCCTATTTTAAAAGGGTGGTGTTTCTATTTTTGATACCTGTGGCCTTGATTACAGCCTGGATTAGCTTGCAGGTCACGCCATGGAGTTATCAACAAGAACGTTTGCTGATCAGTCAGGCACAAACCATCTCGCCGATAGCCGGTCTGGTTCCGGGTAAGTTCAATTCTTTACCTAATAATCAAGGTGTGCTGTATACCAAATCGATTGCTGAGAGCGGCCAGATGGAATCGATCTGGTTGAAATTTGCCGATAAAGAGAACGACGTTATCTTGGTTGCGCCCGTTGGGCGTTTTGAATGGATTGAAAATCGCGTGGTTTTGGTTTTGGAGAATGGGTTCAGCTATCGTGGTCTACATGCGGCTAAGGATGTAACCGTACAAAAGTTTGCTCGTTTTGAAGGTTACTTACCAGAACTTGCACAGGCTAAATTACGCGCCAAAGTCTTCGAAAAACCGACTATGGAGTTGTTTAAATCAACCGACTTGAATGAATTGGCGCTATTGCAATGGCGTTTGGTTACTCCGTTTGGCATTATTGTGCTTGGCTTGCTGGGGCTTAAAATGAGTCGCACCGGGCCTAGAGAAGGACGTTTTGCCAAACTGTTTATCGCTCTGGTGTTATACATCGTTTATAACCAGTTATTGGTGGTGGGGCGTGATGGAATCTCCAATGGTGGTTGGCCGGTTTGGCTAGGCCTCTGGCCTGTAACGGTTATCTTTTTGTGGTTTGCAGTAACGGATATGAAAAAGTTACCAATCAATAAAGCGAAAGATTGGAAAAGCCGGTTGCCTTTTATCGGGGAGGCGAAATAG
- the lptG gene encoding LPS export ABC transporter permease LptG, protein MNRIERYLGGVVLGHSLLVMLVLMVIFSFFEFMNQVGKLTEGYTLGLASFYTLLKVPVYSYEVFPIVLLIGTLMGLGSLANQSELTVLRVTGWSIKRILWAVLKTAFLMWLVMAVIGEFIAPKSEAYAKNMRAEALNQSFSIGSNSGLWVKDEYRYIHVGRIISSQDLRDIEVYDLDQGRIKGLIQAKQAHYVNDSWVFKEVKQVDLTLLPADQQLPARIEYSSKNLQKMAEIFPLKPEDLTKLDIETRYLSGWDLYHYVAFLEDNGLDASSYLLSLWRKIATPIVVLAMIAVVFPLIFGSMRQVSVGQRIFLGVLIGMGFHLINQLIGNISVVYQLPIVLGALGPSIALLLFSWYWLRKVDG, encoded by the coding sequence ATGAATCGAATCGAGCGTTATTTGGGTGGTGTGGTTCTCGGTCACTCTTTGTTGGTCATGTTGGTTTTAATGGTGATTTTTTCATTTTTTGAATTTATGAACCAGGTCGGTAAATTAACCGAGGGTTATACCTTAGGTTTAGCGTCTTTTTATACTTTATTGAAAGTACCCGTCTATAGTTATGAAGTCTTTCCCATTGTCTTGTTAATAGGCACTTTGATGGGGCTGGGTAGTTTAGCCAATCAATCTGAATTAACCGTGTTGAGGGTTACAGGGTGGTCTATTAAACGAATTTTATGGGCTGTACTGAAAACCGCCTTTTTAATGTGGTTGGTCATGGCCGTCATCGGTGAGTTTATTGCTCCTAAAAGTGAGGCCTATGCAAAAAATATGCGGGCAGAAGCATTGAATCAGAGCTTTTCAATCGGTTCAAACAGCGGTTTATGGGTTAAAGATGAGTATCGCTACATTCATGTCGGGCGCATTATTTCCAGTCAAGACTTAAGGGATATCGAAGTGTATGACTTGGATCAGGGAAGGATCAAAGGGCTTATACAGGCGAAACAAGCTCATTATGTTAACGATAGCTGGGTGTTTAAAGAGGTTAAGCAGGTTGATTTAACTCTACTGCCGGCAGATCAACAATTACCTGCACGAATAGAGTATTCAAGCAAAAATCTGCAAAAGATGGCCGAAATTTTTCCGCTAAAACCGGAAGACTTAACCAAGTTGGATATTGAAACCCGTTATTTAAGCGGCTGGGATTTATATCATTATGTGGCGTTTTTGGAAGACAATGGCTTAGATGCGAGTAGTTATCTGCTTTCATTATGGCGCAAAATTGCTACACCCATCGTGGTGTTGGCGATGATTGCCGTGGTATTTCCGCTGATTTTCGGTTCTATGCGTCAGGTGAGTGTGGGACAACGAATCTTTTTGGGCGTACTGATTGGTATGGGCTTTCATCTTATCAATCAGCTGATTGGAAATATTTCCGTAGTGTATCAATTGCCGATTGTCTTGGGGGCGCTAGGGCCGTCAATTGCCTTGCTGTTATTCTCTTGGTATTGGCTACGTAAGGTAGATGGATAG
- a CDS encoding phosphomannomutase has protein sequence MTSLSAFKAYDIRGIVPQDLNEDLAYKIGRAFASEFQPKNIVIGHDIRLESPGLSNALCNGLLDSGVDIIHLGLCGTEEVYFATSHYHSDGGIMITASHNPKGYNGMKLVSKGSQPISGDSGLKAIEARVINQDFTALASQKGKLEKREDKSAYVEHLLTYVDVANLPKLNIVVNAGNGSAGPTFDCLAEKLPFNVIKLHHEADGNFPNGVPNPMIVENRAITSDTIVAKKADMGVAWDGDFDRCFLFDENGHFVEGYYLVGLLAETLLKNNPGEKIVHDPRLTWNTIEQVQQAGGLPIQSKTGHAFIKERMRKEDAIYGGEMSAHHYFKDFFYCDSGMIPWLLIAELMGKTGKSLSQLIEERMKAYPCSGEINYTVKDSQKILKAVQAKYQPEKPVLDETDGISLEFADWRMNIRLSNTEPLLRLNVESRGDPGLVTQKVKEIEAIIFAD, from the coding sequence ATGACAAGCCTTAGCGCATTTAAAGCCTATGACATTCGAGGCATTGTGCCTCAAGACCTCAACGAAGACTTAGCCTATAAGATTGGCCGTGCTTTCGCGAGTGAATTTCAGCCAAAAAACATCGTGATTGGCCATGATATCCGCCTGGAAAGCCCTGGATTATCCAATGCCTTATGTAACGGCCTACTCGATTCTGGCGTAGACATCATTCACCTTGGACTATGCGGAACCGAAGAAGTCTATTTTGCCACTAGCCATTATCACTCTGACGGTGGGATTATGATTACCGCCAGTCATAATCCAAAAGGCTATAACGGCATGAAATTGGTTTCTAAAGGTTCGCAACCGATTAGTGGCGACTCAGGTTTAAAAGCGATTGAAGCCCGTGTTATCAATCAAGACTTTACGGCTTTAGCTTCTCAAAAAGGCAAACTTGAGAAAAGAGAAGACAAATCCGCCTATGTTGAGCACCTATTAACGTATGTGGATGTCGCCAACCTACCTAAACTCAATATCGTGGTCAATGCCGGTAATGGTTCAGCGGGTCCAACGTTTGACTGCCTTGCTGAAAAATTACCCTTCAACGTAATTAAACTACATCATGAAGCAGACGGTAACTTCCCTAACGGTGTTCCAAACCCGATGATTGTTGAAAACCGTGCCATAACATCAGACACCATTGTGGCGAAAAAAGCCGACATGGGGGTAGCCTGGGATGGAGACTTTGACCGCTGTTTTCTATTTGATGAAAACGGTCATTTTGTTGAAGGCTACTATTTAGTAGGACTGTTAGCGGAAACCTTGTTAAAGAATAATCCGGGAGAAAAAATCGTACACGACCCTCGCCTAACCTGGAATACGATTGAACAGGTCCAGCAAGCTGGTGGCCTGCCGATACAATCTAAAACCGGACACGCTTTTATCAAAGAACGCATGCGTAAAGAAGATGCAATTTATGGTGGTGAAATGTCTGCCCATCACTACTTCAAAGACTTCTTCTATTGCGATAGCGGCATGATTCCTTGGCTACTCATCGCAGAGTTAATGGGAAAAACCGGAAAATCACTCTCACAGTTAATCGAAGAGCGCATGAAAGCCTACCCTTGCAGTGGTGAAATCAATTACACCGTCAAAGACAGTCAAAAGATTTTGAAGGCCGTGCAAGCCAAATATCAACCCGAAAAGCCTGTATTGGATGAAACTGACGGTATTAGTTTGGAGTTTGCCGATTGGCGTATGAACATTCGTTTATCCAACACCGAACCTTTGTTAAGATTGAATGTGGAATCGCGAGGTGACCCAGGCCTGGTCACTCAAAAAGTGAAAGAGATTGAAGCGATTATCTTTGCGGACTAA
- a CDS encoding UDP-glucose dehydrogenase family protein gives MKINVFGNTISAMVCAGCLAETGNNVTLIGKRPDDIAEPGLVALLDNQLTSGRLTITDKLNPQAECHIIALEPDDCHNAKLIANQLAQSASPESTLIVRSNFTIGLAKELAQTAKLEFAVNPDFAADGHAIQRFTRPDRIIIGTSSEKIREQLKQIFAPFNRNRDVILNMTPASAELTKYATNAMLATRISLMNELATISEVIDADIEEVRLGLGADKRIGRAYLYPGIGFGGDNFTRDLERIKSLLPQAHHHGGKSLLQSVIDINENQKELFFRKLWQHFDCDLKGKTITLWGLGYKPHTTSIESSASLTLITAFINQGCSLKLHDPFALEASKEWVHKNLSNHQQQQISFHSEMYDATENSDALCVLTEYKAFWSPDLAVLKENMQTPIILDGRNLYNKFWVEDNEFIYYGVGR, from the coding sequence ATGAAAATTAACGTTTTTGGAAACACCATCAGTGCCATGGTTTGTGCAGGCTGTTTAGCTGAAACGGGGAATAACGTCACCCTCATTGGCAAACGCCCTGATGATATTGCTGAACCAGGCCTGGTAGCACTGTTAGATAATCAGTTAACCAGTGGTCGTTTAACCATTACCGATAAGTTAAACCCTCAGGCAGAATGTCATATTATCGCCTTGGAACCGGATGATTGTCATAATGCCAAACTCATTGCCAATCAGCTAGCACAGTCCGCCTCACCGGAAAGCACTTTGATCGTGCGCAGTAACTTTACCATTGGCTTGGCGAAAGAATTGGCGCAAACCGCCAAACTTGAATTTGCAGTCAACCCTGACTTTGCGGCTGACGGCCATGCAATTCAACGCTTTACGCGCCCAGATAGAATTATCATTGGCACCTCTAGTGAAAAGATTAGAGAGCAACTAAAACAGATTTTTGCCCCTTTCAACCGCAACCGTGATGTCATTCTTAATATGACGCCCGCGTCCGCTGAACTTACTAAATATGCGACTAACGCGATGTTGGCGACACGAATCTCTTTAATGAACGAATTAGCCACGATTTCTGAAGTGATTGATGCGGATATTGAAGAAGTTCGTTTAGGTTTAGGAGCCGACAAACGTATTGGACGCGCTTACCTTTATCCTGGTATCGGCTTTGGTGGCGATAACTTCACCCGTGACTTGGAGCGTATCAAATCGCTATTGCCGCAAGCCCATCACCACGGAGGAAAAAGCCTCCTGCAATCGGTTATCGACATTAACGAAAACCAAAAGGAACTGTTCTTTAGAAAGCTTTGGCAACACTTCGATTGTGACTTGAAAGGTAAAACTATCACTTTATGGGGTCTAGGATATAAACCGCATACCACCTCAATCGAAAGCTCTGCGAGCTTAACTTTGATTACCGCCTTTATCAATCAAGGCTGTTCATTGAAGCTGCATGACCCCTTCGCTTTAGAAGCTTCTAAAGAGTGGGTACATAAAAACCTTTCCAACCATCAGCAGCAACAAATTTCTTTCCACTCAGAAATGTATGACGCCACTGAAAATTCGGATGCTTTGTGTGTGTTAACCGAATACAAAGCGTTTTGGTCGCCAGACCTTGCTGTACTTAAAGAGAATATGCAAACACCCATTATTTTAGATGGCCGCAACCTTTATAATAAATTCTGGGTTGAAGATAATGAATTCATCTATTACGGTGTTGGACGTTAA
- the pgi gene encoding glucose-6-phosphate isomerase has translation MKQLPSYRILENLSKQAKDRHLASLFGDDTNRFEEFNVKLPGLILDYSKQNLTAEDRQSLLNLAEEAKLTEWIEKLFTGEKINHTEGRAAGHTFLRDLADPKAEVSEQWAKMEELVERVHTKQLRGYSGKAITDVVNIGVGGSDLGPLMVTHALKGVRSPLAPELHFVSTLDGKQLQRLLKNLSAETTLFIIASKSFTTIDTLSLAKTAREWVESFSPTQAGTMQHFIGVSTNAPMMQEWGLLPEHQLLFWEWVGGRFSLWSTIGLTIALQQGMQGFKAFLQGAHEIDVHFRTTPFKDNVAVMLGLISVWNINFLNLAGQAILPYDSRLKYLASYLEQLVMESNGKHVSRSGEMIDYRTCPILWGEVGPNAQHAFYQLMHQGTERVMSDFILYAEASGKSERHTFHHHLNIANCLAQSRALMVGKTDDDPNKDYPGGQVSNTLLFDKLDAKHLGMMIALYEHSVFVQSVIWDINPFDQWGVELGKKIALEIFQKIEAKDTEGLDSSTQGILQSIWKTQNEN, from the coding sequence ATGAAGCAACTCCCTTCTTATCGTATTTTAGAGAACTTAAGCAAACAGGCTAAAGATCGCCACTTAGCCAGCTTGTTTGGTGATGATACCAATCGTTTTGAGGAGTTTAATGTAAAGCTACCAGGCCTGATATTAGACTATTCCAAGCAAAACTTAACCGCTGAAGACAGACAATCTCTGCTTAATTTAGCAGAAGAAGCCAAGCTGACGGAGTGGATTGAAAAACTCTTTACTGGTGAGAAGATAAACCATACTGAAGGGCGTGCCGCAGGCCACACTTTTTTACGCGATTTAGCCGACCCTAAAGCCGAAGTCAGTGAACAATGGGCCAAGATGGAAGAGTTGGTGGAGCGTGTTCACACCAAGCAACTTAGAGGCTATTCGGGCAAAGCGATTACCGATGTGGTTAATATTGGTGTTGGGGGTAGTGACTTAGGGCCTCTTATGGTGACCCACGCATTAAAAGGCGTTAGAAGTCCTCTTGCTCCTGAGTTGCACTTTGTATCCACCTTGGATGGTAAACAACTCCAAAGATTACTGAAAAATCTATCTGCAGAAACCACCCTATTCATAATTGCATCCAAATCATTTACCACTATCGATACCTTGTCGTTAGCGAAGACGGCTCGAGAATGGGTAGAGAGTTTTTCTCCGACTCAAGCTGGCACCATGCAGCATTTTATTGGTGTTTCGACCAATGCGCCGATGATGCAAGAGTGGGGATTGTTACCAGAGCATCAACTGCTGTTTTGGGAGTGGGTCGGTGGCCGGTTCTCACTTTGGTCAACGATTGGTTTGACCATTGCGTTACAACAAGGAATGCAAGGCTTTAAGGCCTTTTTACAAGGTGCACATGAAATAGATGTGCATTTTAGAACGACCCCTTTTAAAGATAACGTTGCCGTTATGTTAGGTTTAATCAGTGTTTGGAACATCAACTTCTTAAACTTAGCAGGGCAAGCGATCCTGCCTTATGACTCTCGTTTGAAATATCTAGCCAGCTATCTTGAACAGTTGGTTATGGAAAGTAATGGTAAACATGTTTCAAGAAGCGGCGAAATGATTGATTATCGCACCTGTCCGATTCTTTGGGGTGAAGTGGGTCCGAATGCCCAGCACGCCTTTTACCAGCTCATGCACCAAGGAACAGAAAGAGTCATGTCAGACTTTATTCTGTATGCCGAAGCCAGTGGTAAAAGTGAACGCCACACCTTTCACCACCACCTGAATATCGCCAACTGTTTGGCACAAAGCCGAGCATTGATGGTGGGTAAAACCGATGATGACCCAAACAAGGATTACCCTGGTGGCCAAGTTTCCAACACGCTTCTATTTGATAAATTAGATGCCAAACACTTAGGCATGATGATTGCCCTGTATGAACACAGCGTATTTGTACAATCGGTCATTTGGGATATCAATCCATTTGACCAATGGGGTGTAGAACTGGGTAAAAAAATTGCCCTAGAAATATTTCAAAAAATTGAAGCTAAAGATACCGAAGGCTTAGACTCTTCAACACAAGGCATCTTACAGAGCATATGGAAGACACAAAATGAAAATTAA